A single Pseudochaenichthys georgianus chromosome 10, fPseGeo1.2, whole genome shotgun sequence DNA region contains:
- the LOC117454364 gene encoding arylsulfatase I-like: protein MATTALTGFSMMSLLSLGYLTWDMMGPNQVENETNHTFVESSPVPQPPHIIFIMTDDQGFNDIGYHSSDIRTPVLDKLAADGVKLENYYIQPICTPSRSQLITGRYQIHTGLQHSIIRPRQPNCLPFDQVTLPQRLQELGYSTHMVGKWHLGFYKKECLPTRRGFDTYFGSLTGSVNYYTYDSCDGPGRCGFDLHEGESVAWGQRGKYSTHLYTQRVRKILATHDPQSQPLFIYLSFQAVHTPLQSPREYIYPYRGMENVARRKYAAMVSAVDEAVRNITYALRKYGYYQNSVIIFSTDNGGQPLSGGSNWPLRGRKGTYWEGGVRGLGFVHSPLLRKKRRVSKALVHITDWYPTLVGLAGGNESLTEGVDGHDVWEAISGGKESPRLEILHNIDPLYNHARSGSLEKGYGIWNTAVQASIRAGDWKLLTGDPGYGDWTPPPVLPGFPAGWWNLERHTEPNKSVWLFNISGDPYERQDLSEQRPDVVKELLARLVYYNRTAVPVRYPSEDLRADPQLNGGAWVPWIGDEEEERWDTVYQKKNNWKKKLKMSKSRSFFRRLNTRMMSNRI from the exons ATGGCAACGACAGCTCTGACCGGGTTCTCCATGATGAGCCTGCTCAGCCTCGGGTATCTGACCTGGGACATGATGGGTCCTAACCAGGTGGAAAACGAGACCAACCACACTTTTGTCGAGAGCTCACCTGTCCCTCAGCCTCCTCACATCATTTTCATCATGACGGACGATCAGGGGTTCAATGACATCGGCTACCACAGCTCTGACATCAGGACCCCGGTGCTGGATAAACTGGCTGCAGACGGAGTGAAGCTGGAGAACTATTACATCCAGCCCATCTGCACCCCGTCCCGCAGCCAGCTCATCACCGGCAG GTACCAAATCCACACTGGCCTGCAGCACTCCATCATCCGGCCCCGCCAGCCCAACTGCCTGCCCTTCGACCAGGTCACCCTCCCCCAGAGACTGCAGGAGCTCGGCTACTCCACCCACATGGTCGGCAAGTGGCACCTGGGCTTCTACAAGAAGGAGTGCCTGCCTACTCGCCGGGGCTTTGACACATACTTTGGCTCCTTAACAGGCAGTGTAAACTACTACACCTACGACTCCTGTGACGGCCCCGGGAGGTGTGGTTTCGACCTGCACGAGGGGGAGTCGGTGGCCTGGGGTCAGAGGGGCAAATACtccacacacctctacacacagagAGTCCGCAAGATCCTGGCGACCCACGATCCTCAGTCCCAGCCGCTGTTCATCTACCTCTCCTTCCAAGCTGTGCATACACCCCTGCAGTCTCCACGGGAGTACATCTACCCATACCGTGGAATGGAAAATGTGGCTCGCAGGAAATATGCTGCTATGGTCTCAGCTGTAGATGAGGCAGTACGTAATATAACATACGCTCTCCGCAAGTATGGTTACTACCAGAACAGTGTGATCATCTTCTCCACTGACAACGGGGGCCAGCCTTTGTCTGGCGGCAGTAACTGGCCCCTCAGAGGACGTAAAGGCACCTACTGGGAAGGCGGTGTCAGGGGTCTGGGGTTTGTTCACAGTCCTCTGTTGAGGAAGAAAAGGAGGGTGAGTAAAGCCCTGGTGCACATCACTGACTGGTACCCAACACTGGTGGGATTAGCAGGTGGAAATGAGTCCCTGACCGAGGGGGTGGATGGCCATGATGTTTGGGAAGCCATCAGTGGAGGGAAAGAGTCCCCCCGGTTGGAGATCCTCCACAATATTGACCCTTTATATAACCATGCCCGCAGCGGCTCCCTGGAGAAAGGATATGGGATTTGGAATACAGCTGTGCAGGCCTCCATACGAGCTGGAGACTGGAAACTTCTAACAGGAGACCCCGGCTACGGAGACTGGACGCCACCACCGGTGCTTCCAGGTTTCCCCGCCGGCTGGTGGAACCTGGAGCGCCACACTGAACCCAATAAATCTGTGTGGCTTTTCAACATCTCCGGAGACCCCTACGAGCGCCAAGACCTTTCTGAGCAGAGACCAGATGTTGTGAAAGAGCTGCTGGCTCGACTGGTGTATTACAATCGCACTGCGGTGCCAGTAAGGTATCCATCAGAGGACCTTCGGGCTGACCCCCAACTCAATGGAGGTGCTTGGGTGCCTTGGATaggagatgaggaggaggaacgATGGGATACTGTCTACCAGAAAAAGAACAATTGGAAGAAGAAGCTGAAAATGTCCAAAAGCAGGTCGTTTTTCAGGAGACTCAACACTAGGATGATGTCCAACAGGATATAA
- the LOC117453377 gene encoding uncharacterized protein — MQAVIGLLVMMLGASYGLETYCDSRQDGAQCFGPLGGTVVLQLLDRAVQTHRYKLLTKTMIILNVINNKILSNDKEKRSSFNLSDGTFRLNNLSRTDSGEYNLEIREGIKITCHALRLTIQAPVSSVRLASECLSQGEKRVSCSSGGGDSPQYSWTLDGRSLTDAELQSVNTETNSITLRQHVSGIVACSVENNVSRFCGFTFIKCTSNETQISQWVFAANNMLCFEPTTPPTTISESSTVVDHSLLVCGVRAAVVVFALIGIAIYFAWKKKKYKKDEGSAYRPEREHQDESVVIVEM, encoded by the exons atgcaggCTGTGATCGGACTGCTGGTGATGATGCTCGGAGCCTCTTACG gTCTGGAAACCTACTGTGACAGCAGACAGGATGGAGCTCAGTGTTTCGGTCCTTTGGGAGGAACTGTGGTCCTCCAGCTTCTGGACAGGGCTGTACAAACACATAGATACAAACTGTTGACCAAAACAATGATAATACTCAATGTAATAAACAATAAGATTCTGTCTAATGACAAAGAAAAAAGATCCTCATTTAATCTCAGTGATGGAACATTTAGGTTGAACAACCTCAGCAGGACTGACAGTGGTGAATATAATCTTGAAATCCGTGAAGGCATAAAAATAACGTGTCACGCTCTACGGTTGACcattcaag CTCCTGTGTCCTCTGTCCGGCTGGCCTCTGAGTGTCTGTCCCAGGGAGAGAAGAGGGTCTCCTGCTCCTCTGGGGGAGGGGACAGTCCTCAGTACAGCTGGACTCTGGATGGACGCTCACTGACAGATGCTGAGCTCCAATCTGTAAATACTGAGACTAACAGCATCACTCTGAGACAACACGTCTCTGGAATAGTGGCCTGCTCCGTCGAGAATAACGTCAGCCGCTTCTGTG GCTTCACATTCATCAAGTGCACCTCAAATGAGACACAGATATCACAGTGGGTGTTTGCAGCCAATAATATGCTGTGTTTTGAACCAACAACACCTCCTACCACCATCTCAGAATCCTCCACTGTGG TTGATCACTCCCTGCTCGTATGTGGTGTGCGGGCAGCTGTGGTGGTTTTTGCATTAATCGGGATTGCCATCTATTTTGCTTGGAAGAAAAAGAAATACAAGAAGGATGAAGGTTCTGCTTACCGTCCAGAGAGGGAACATCAAGACGAGTCTGTTGTCATTGTTGAGATGTAA